The following DNA comes from Streptomyces sp. NBC_00690.
TGGTGGCCGAGGTCGGCACGGGCGACCACGCCCCGGCGACGATCTGCGTGCTCTCCGGGGACGTGCACCACGCATATGTGGCGGAGCCGGACTGGCGCGGTGCGGGAGATCCGGACGCCCGGGTGTACCAACTGACCTGCTCCCCCGTGCACAACTCCATCCCCAGGATGATCCAGCTGGGCTTCCACTTCGGTTGGAGCCGCTTGGGGCGGCGGCTGGGACACGTGCTGGCACGCCACGGGCGGACCGGGAGGCCGCCGGTGCACTGGTCCCGGTCGGGCGGGCCCTGGTTCGGGAATCAGTTGATGACCCTGACGCTGCGCGGACGCTCGGCACGGCTGAGATTGGAACAGGCCCGGACGGGGCAGCCGACCGCACGGGACGCGGACGCCCGCGGTGCCGCTCGTCTACTGACTGTGGATGAAAGGGAGTTGGGCCCGTCGAGCGCTCGGCGTCCACGCGAATGAGAGTTGTATGAGAAACATCCGAAAATCGAATGTTGAACTTGCAAGTACATTTTAGGACTGCCTTACTTGGGTCGATAGGTTCCCGTCCCCCCACACACGGAGTCCCCCCATGACTCAGAACTCATTGAGCACCAAGCTCGATCAGTCCCAGCCGTACGCACTGGGCCTCTTCCGCATCGTCATAGGACTGCTGTTCGCCTGCCACGGCGCCGCCTCCCTCTTCGGCGTACTCGGCGGGGCGCACGGCGGAGGCACCATCGAAGCCGGCACCTGGCCCGGCTGGTACGCGGCGGTGATCCAACTCGTCGGCGGCGGACTGGTGCTCATCGGCGCACTGACCCGCAGCGCCGCTTTCATCTGCTCGGGCTCGATGGCATACGCGTACTTCAAGGTCCACCAGCCCGAGGGCCTGTTCCCGCTGGAGAACGCCGGGGAGGCGTCGGCCTTCTTCTGCTGGGCCTTCCTCCTGCTGGTCTTCACCGGCCC
Coding sequences within:
- a CDS encoding DoxX family protein, which encodes MSTKLDQSQPYALGLFRIVIGLLFACHGAASLFGVLGGAHGGGTIEAGTWPGWYAAVIQLVGGGLVLIGALTRSAAFICSGSMAYAYFKVHQPEGLFPLENAGEASAFFCWAFLLLVFTGPGAFAVDQLLGSRGETRVTARDQDSEHQRKAATA